Proteins encoded together in one Carya illinoinensis cultivar Pawnee chromosome 3, C.illinoinensisPawnee_v1, whole genome shotgun sequence window:
- the LOC122303379 gene encoding SAL1 phosphatase-like has protein sequence MEVIRERERERQMETLINCSRVVPKITSVSRPKFTNTQSLVSLVSRRASRAVIVAAVAVSAFSSMSYDKELAAAKKAASLAARLCQKVQKALLQSDVQAKSDKSPVTVADYGSQALVSFVLERELPSDSFSLVAEEDSGDLCKASGQETLQRITKLVNDTIVNDGSFSVPTLTMEDVLRAIDSGKSDGGSHGRHWVLDPIDGTKGFVRGDQYAIALALLDEGKVVLGVLACPNLPLASIGSNRLHSSHDEVGCLFFSKVGAGTYMQSLDGSSPIKVNVSTTDNSEEASFFESFEAAHSSHDLSSSIAKKLGVKAPPVRIDSQAKYGALSRGDGAIYLRFPRKGYREKIWDHAAGCIVVTEAGGVVADAAGNPLDFSKGKYLDLDTGILATNQKLMPLLLKAVRESLEDTPSSL, from the exons ATGGAAgttattagagagagagagagagagagacagatggAAACATTAATAAATTGCTCTCGGGTCGTTCCCAAAATCACCTCTGTATCGAGACCCAAATTCACAAACACCCAATCCCTTGTTTCTCTAGTCTCCAGAAGGGCCTCTCGAGCAGTAATAGTAGCGGCAGTAGCAGTATCTGCATTTTCCTCCATGTCTTACGACAAGGAGCTCGCGGCTGCCAAGAAAGCTGCCTCTCTCGCTGCTCGACTCTGCCAG AAGGTACAAAAGGCACTTCTGCAATCAGATGTCCAAGCAAAATCAGATAAAAGTCCTGTCACAGTGGCCGATTATG GTTCACAAGCTCTTGTTAGTTTTGTGCTGGAAAGGGAACTTCCATCTGACTCATTCTCCTTAGTAGCTGAGGAG gATTCGGGAGATCTTTGCAAGGCAAGTGGCCAGGAAACTCTACAGCGCATTACAAAACTTGTGAACGATACTATTGTCAATGATGGATCATTTAGTGTTCCTACATTAACCATGGAAGACGTGCTCAGGGCCATCGACAGTGGCAAATCTGATGGTGGTTCTCATGGTCGGCACTGGGTTTTGGATCCAATTGATGGTACTAAAGG ATTTGTAAGGGGAGACCAATATGCAATTGCGCTGGCGTTGCTAGATGAAGGGAAAGTAGTATTGGGCGTTCTGGCTTGTCCAAATCTTCCTTTAGCATCCATTGGTAGTAATAGACTGCACTCCTCACATGATGAAGTTGgttgccttttcttttccaaaGTTGGTGCAGGAACATATATGCAGTCACTGGATGGTTCTTCACCAATAAAG GTGAATGTCAGTACTACTGACAATTCAGAGGAAGCTTCGTTCTTTGAATCCTTTGAAGCAGCACACTCCTCGCATGACTTGTCTAGCTCCATTGCAAAA AAACTTGGAGTCAAAGCACCACCAGTTAGAATTGATAGCCAGGCTAAGTATGGGGCACTGTCCAGAGGAGATGGAGCCATATATCTGCGATTTCCTCGTAAAGGATACCGTGAGAAAATCTGGGATCATGCTGCTGGGTGCATTGTTGTGACTG AAGCTGGGGGTGTGGTGGCAGATGCTGCAGGGAACCCTCTGGATTTTTCCAAAGGGAAATACCTTGATCTTGACACAGGCATACTTGCTACCAATCAGAAATTGATGCCATTACTCTTGAAGGCAGTTAGAGAATCCCTGGAGGATACACCTTCATCTTTGTGA
- the LOC122305585 gene encoding NAC domain-containing protein 104-like isoform X1, which produces MGDDSVNLPPGFRFCPTDEELVLHFLYRKASLLPCHPNIIPDLDLCLHDPWDFINGKTLSSGSTFYFFSKVTENRFTKKGYWMDLDNDEPVLTSAGKKVGIKKHLVFYIGQAPEGYETAWIMQEYHLCNYGVSGAFNNRRVKRKDRTKWVLCRVHERKGNFAECFCCSDDDDNGTELSSLDEMYLSTIDDDLDEISFS; this is translated from the exons ATGGGAGATGACAGTGTCAACCTTCCTCCTGGTTTTCGATTCTGCCCAACCGATGAAGAACTCGTCCTTCACTTTCTCTATCGCAAGGCCTCACTCTTGCCTTGCCATCCCAACATAATTCCTGATCTTGATCTTTGTCTGCATGATCCTTGGGACTTCATCAATG GCAAGACATTATCAAGTGGAAGTACCTTCTACTTCTTCAGCAAGGTGACTGAAAATCGATTCACAAAGAAAGGGTATTGGATggatttagataatgatgaacCTGTACTGACAAGTGCTGGAAAGAAAGTGGGAATCAAGAAACATCTTGTTTTTTACATTGGTCAAGCTCCAGAAGGTTATGAAACTGCTTGGATAATGCAAGAATATCACCTTTGCAACTATGGGGTGAGTGGTGCATTCAACAACAGAAGAGTAAAGCGAAAA GACCGTACCAAATGGGTTTTATGCCGAGTTCATGAGAGGAAGGGCAATTTTGCTGAATGTTTCTGCTGCAGCGACGATGACGATAATGGAACAGAGCTCTCAAGCCTAGATGAAATGTATCTGTCAACTATAGATGATGATCTTGATGAAATCAGTTTTTCATAA
- the LOC122303377 gene encoding 2-oxoisovalerate dehydrogenase subunit alpha 2, mitochondrial-like isoform X3, whose amino-acid sequence MALCMRKSLNLINLLKSKMGLLGTINPSPWASTLSRHHEFPVPAQTAQNLGSSDGDWIVKAIVLSSRRFKWTKAEKQLISRNDVDDNKVLDFPGGKVSFTPEMRFIPESPEERTRCYRVLDGEGQLIIGNNFVQVSKELAVKMYTDMVTLQTMDTIFYEAQRQGRISFYLTTIGEEAINIATAAALSIDDHVFPQYREPGVLLWRGFTLQEFANQCFGNKFDYGKGRQMPIHYGSNKHNYFTVSSTIATQIPHAVGAAYSLKMDRKEACAVTYFGDGGTSEGDFHAALNFAAVMEAPVIFICRNNGWAISTPTSDQFRSDGAVVRGQAYGVRSIRVDGNDALAIYSAVLAAREMAICEHRPILIEALTYRVGHHSTSDDSTKYRPIDEIEWWKSARDPVTRFRKWIESKRWWSGEAESEFRSSVRTQVKLAYLPKKHQHNVYNKVLHHRVFDS is encoded by the exons ATGGCTCTCTGCATGAGAAAATCACTGAACCTTATCAACCTTCTCAAATCCAAGATGGGTTTGTTGGGTACAATCAATCCGAGTCCTTGGGCTTCTACTTTATCCCGTCATCATGAATTTCCAGTTCCAGCACAAACTGCTCAAAATCTGGGAAGCTCGGATGGAGATTGGATTGTCAAAGCAATCGTTTTATCTTCTCGCCGTTTCAAATGGACAAAAGCCGAAAAACAATTGATTTCTCGAAATGATGTTGATGATAACAAG GTCTTGGATTTTCCAGGAGGAAAGGTCAGTTTCACTCCTGAAATGAGGTTTATACCTGAATCCCCAGAGGAGCGGACACGCTGTTATCGTGTCCTTGATGGAGAAGGTCAGCTGATTATTGGCAACAATTTTGTACAG GTCAGCAAGGAACTTGCTGTAAAAATGTACACTGACATGGTTACCCTTCAAACCATGGACACAATATTTTATGAAGCACAAAGGCAAGGAAGAATTTCGTTTTATCTGACAACAATTGGAGAAGAGGCCATCAATATTGCAACTGCTGCAGCACTTTCTATTGATGACCATGTCTTCCCTCAG TACAGAGAACCAGGAGTGCTACTATGGCGTGGCTTCACCCTACAAGAATTTGCAAACCAGTGTTTCGGAAACAAATTTGATTATGGGAAAGGCAGGCAGATGCCTATCCATTATGGATCTAACAAGCACAACTACTTTACTGTATCATCAACAATTGC CACACAAATTCCACATGCTGTTGGTGCTGCATATTCTCTGAAGATGGATAGAAAAGAAGCATGTGCAGTCACGTATTTTGGTGACGGCGGCACAAGTGAG GGAGATTTCCATGCTGCTTTGAATTTTGCGGCGGTCATGGAGGCCCCAGTTATATTTATCTGTCGGAACAACGGATGGGCTATCAGTACCCCCACTTCAGATCAGTTTCGaa GTGATGGTGCAGTTGTCAGAGGCCAGGCCTATGGAGTCCGAAGTATCCGAGTAGATGGTAATGATGCACTTGCCATTTATAGTGCAGTTCTTGCTGCACGTGAGATGGCAATATGTGAACACAGACCAATCTTAATTGAG GCTCTAACATATAGAGTGGGACACCACTCCACATCTGATGATTCCACCAAGTATCGTCCAATCGATGAGATTGAATGGTGGAAATCAGCACGAGACCCTGTAACTAGATTTAGAAAATGGATTGAAAGCAAACGTTGGTGGAGTGGTGAAGCCGAGTCAGAGTTTAGGAGCAGTGTGAGGACGCAGGTAAAATTGGCATATCTTCCAAAGAAACATCAACATAACGTGTATAATAAAGTTCTGCACCATAGAGTCTTTGATTCATGA
- the LOC122303377 gene encoding 2-oxoisovalerate dehydrogenase subunit alpha 2, mitochondrial-like isoform X1 gives MALCMRKSLNLINLLKSKMGLLGTINPSPWASTLSRHHEFPVPAQTAQNLGSSDGDWIVKAIVLSSRRFKWTKAEKQLISRNDVDDNKVLDFPGGKVSFTPEMRFIPESPEERTRCYRVLDGEGQLIIGNNFVQVSKELAVKMYTDMVTLQTMDTIFYEAQRQGRISFYLTTIGEEAINIATAAALSIDDHVFPQYREPGVLLWRGFTLQEFANQCFGNKFDYGKGRQMPIHYGSNKHNYFTVSSTIATQIPHAVGAAYSLKMDRKEACAVTYFGDGGTSEGDFHAALNFAAVMEAPVIFICRNNGWAISTPTSDQFRSDGAVVRGQAYGVRSIRVDGNDALAIYSAVLAAREMAICEHRPILIEALTYRVGHHSTSDDSTKYRPIDEIEWWKSARDPVTRFRKWIESKRWWSGEAESEFRSSVRTQLLHAIQVAEKLEKPPVADIFTDVYDVPPSNLQEQEKLLKETIKRHPQDYPSDVPS, from the exons ATGGCTCTCTGCATGAGAAAATCACTGAACCTTATCAACCTTCTCAAATCCAAGATGGGTTTGTTGGGTACAATCAATCCGAGTCCTTGGGCTTCTACTTTATCCCGTCATCATGAATTTCCAGTTCCAGCACAAACTGCTCAAAATCTGGGAAGCTCGGATGGAGATTGGATTGTCAAAGCAATCGTTTTATCTTCTCGCCGTTTCAAATGGACAAAAGCCGAAAAACAATTGATTTCTCGAAATGATGTTGATGATAACAAG GTCTTGGATTTTCCAGGAGGAAAGGTCAGTTTCACTCCTGAAATGAGGTTTATACCTGAATCCCCAGAGGAGCGGACACGCTGTTATCGTGTCCTTGATGGAGAAGGTCAGCTGATTATTGGCAACAATTTTGTACAG GTCAGCAAGGAACTTGCTGTAAAAATGTACACTGACATGGTTACCCTTCAAACCATGGACACAATATTTTATGAAGCACAAAGGCAAGGAAGAATTTCGTTTTATCTGACAACAATTGGAGAAGAGGCCATCAATATTGCAACTGCTGCAGCACTTTCTATTGATGACCATGTCTTCCCTCAG TACAGAGAACCAGGAGTGCTACTATGGCGTGGCTTCACCCTACAAGAATTTGCAAACCAGTGTTTCGGAAACAAATTTGATTATGGGAAAGGCAGGCAGATGCCTATCCATTATGGATCTAACAAGCACAACTACTTTACTGTATCATCAACAATTGC CACACAAATTCCACATGCTGTTGGTGCTGCATATTCTCTGAAGATGGATAGAAAAGAAGCATGTGCAGTCACGTATTTTGGTGACGGCGGCACAAGTGAG GGAGATTTCCATGCTGCTTTGAATTTTGCGGCGGTCATGGAGGCCCCAGTTATATTTATCTGTCGGAACAACGGATGGGCTATCAGTACCCCCACTTCAGATCAGTTTCGaa GTGATGGTGCAGTTGTCAGAGGCCAGGCCTATGGAGTCCGAAGTATCCGAGTAGATGGTAATGATGCACTTGCCATTTATAGTGCAGTTCTTGCTGCACGTGAGATGGCAATATGTGAACACAGACCAATCTTAATTGAG GCTCTAACATATAGAGTGGGACACCACTCCACATCTGATGATTCCACCAAGTATCGTCCAATCGATGAGATTGAATGGTGGAAATCAGCACGAGACCCTGTAACTAGATTTAGAAAATGGATTGAAAGCAAACGTTGGTGGAGTGGTGAAGCCGAGTCAGAGTTTAGGAGCAGTGTGAGGACGCAG CTACTGCATGCAATTCAAGTTGCAGAGAAACTTGAGAAACCTCCAGTGGCAGACATTTTCACAGATGTATATGATGTTCCCCCATCCAATCTCCAGGAGCAGGAGAAATTGCTGAAAGAGACGATCAAGAGACACCCACAGGACTACCCTTCAGATGTTCCTTCCTAG
- the LOC122305585 gene encoding NAC domain-containing protein 104-like isoform X3, whose protein sequence is MGDDSVNLPPGFRFCPTDEELVLHFLYRKASLLPCHPNIIPDLDLCLHDPWDFINGKTLSSGSTFYFFSKVTENRFTKKGYWMDLDNDEPVLTSAGKKVGIKKHLVFYIGQAPEGYETAWIMQEYHLCNYGVSGAFNNRRVKRKVLLRPYQMGFMPSS, encoded by the exons ATGGGAGATGACAGTGTCAACCTTCCTCCTGGTTTTCGATTCTGCCCAACCGATGAAGAACTCGTCCTTCACTTTCTCTATCGCAAGGCCTCACTCTTGCCTTGCCATCCCAACATAATTCCTGATCTTGATCTTTGTCTGCATGATCCTTGGGACTTCATCAATG GCAAGACATTATCAAGTGGAAGTACCTTCTACTTCTTCAGCAAGGTGACTGAAAATCGATTCACAAAGAAAGGGTATTGGATggatttagataatgatgaacCTGTACTGACAAGTGCTGGAAAGAAAGTGGGAATCAAGAAACATCTTGTTTTTTACATTGGTCAAGCTCCAGAAGGTTATGAAACTGCTTGGATAATGCAAGAATATCACCTTTGCAACTATGGGGTGAGTGGTGCATTCAACAACAGAAGAGTAAAGCGAAAAGTACTACTGA GACCGTACCAAATGGGTTTTATGCCGAGTTCATGA
- the LOC122305585 gene encoding NAC domain-containing protein 104-like isoform X2 translates to MGDDSVNLPPGFRFCPTDEELVLHFLYRKASLLPCHPNIIPDLDLCLHDPWDFINGKTLSSGSTFYFFSKVTENRFTKKGYWMDLDNDEPVLTSAGKKVGIKKHLVFYIGQAPEGYETAWIMQEYHLCNYGDRTKWVLCRVHERKGNFAECFCCSDDDDNGTELSSLDEMYLSTIDDDLDEISFS, encoded by the exons ATGGGAGATGACAGTGTCAACCTTCCTCCTGGTTTTCGATTCTGCCCAACCGATGAAGAACTCGTCCTTCACTTTCTCTATCGCAAGGCCTCACTCTTGCCTTGCCATCCCAACATAATTCCTGATCTTGATCTTTGTCTGCATGATCCTTGGGACTTCATCAATG GCAAGACATTATCAAGTGGAAGTACCTTCTACTTCTTCAGCAAGGTGACTGAAAATCGATTCACAAAGAAAGGGTATTGGATggatttagataatgatgaacCTGTACTGACAAGTGCTGGAAAGAAAGTGGGAATCAAGAAACATCTTGTTTTTTACATTGGTCAAGCTCCAGAAGGTTATGAAACTGCTTGGATAATGCAAGAATATCACCTTTGCAACTATGGG GACCGTACCAAATGGGTTTTATGCCGAGTTCATGAGAGGAAGGGCAATTTTGCTGAATGTTTCTGCTGCAGCGACGATGACGATAATGGAACAGAGCTCTCAAGCCTAGATGAAATGTATCTGTCAACTATAGATGATGATCTTGATGAAATCAGTTTTTCATAA
- the LOC122303377 gene encoding 2-oxoisovalerate dehydrogenase subunit alpha 2, mitochondrial-like isoform X4: MALCMRKSLNLINLLKSKMGLLGTINPSPWASTLSRHHEFPVPAQTAQNLGSSDGDWIVKAIVLSSRRFKWTKAEKQLISRNDVDDNKVLDFPGGKVSFTPEMRFIPESPEERTRCYRVLDGEGQLIIGNNFVQVSKELAVKMYTDMVTLQTMDTIFYEAQRQGRISFYLTTIGEEAINIATAAALSIDDHVFPQYREPGVLLWRGFTLQEFANQCFGNKFDYGKGRQMPIHYGSNKHNYFTVSSTIATQIPHAVGAAYSLKMDRKEACAVTYFGDGGTSEGDFHAALNFAAVMEAPVIFICRNNGWAISTPTSDQFRSDGAVVRGQAYGVRSIRVDGNDALAIYSAVLAAREMAICEHRPILIELLHAIQVAEKLEKPPVADIFTDVYDVPPSNLQEQEKLLKETIKRHPQDYPSDVPS, translated from the exons ATGGCTCTCTGCATGAGAAAATCACTGAACCTTATCAACCTTCTCAAATCCAAGATGGGTTTGTTGGGTACAATCAATCCGAGTCCTTGGGCTTCTACTTTATCCCGTCATCATGAATTTCCAGTTCCAGCACAAACTGCTCAAAATCTGGGAAGCTCGGATGGAGATTGGATTGTCAAAGCAATCGTTTTATCTTCTCGCCGTTTCAAATGGACAAAAGCCGAAAAACAATTGATTTCTCGAAATGATGTTGATGATAACAAG GTCTTGGATTTTCCAGGAGGAAAGGTCAGTTTCACTCCTGAAATGAGGTTTATACCTGAATCCCCAGAGGAGCGGACACGCTGTTATCGTGTCCTTGATGGAGAAGGTCAGCTGATTATTGGCAACAATTTTGTACAG GTCAGCAAGGAACTTGCTGTAAAAATGTACACTGACATGGTTACCCTTCAAACCATGGACACAATATTTTATGAAGCACAAAGGCAAGGAAGAATTTCGTTTTATCTGACAACAATTGGAGAAGAGGCCATCAATATTGCAACTGCTGCAGCACTTTCTATTGATGACCATGTCTTCCCTCAG TACAGAGAACCAGGAGTGCTACTATGGCGTGGCTTCACCCTACAAGAATTTGCAAACCAGTGTTTCGGAAACAAATTTGATTATGGGAAAGGCAGGCAGATGCCTATCCATTATGGATCTAACAAGCACAACTACTTTACTGTATCATCAACAATTGC CACACAAATTCCACATGCTGTTGGTGCTGCATATTCTCTGAAGATGGATAGAAAAGAAGCATGTGCAGTCACGTATTTTGGTGACGGCGGCACAAGTGAG GGAGATTTCCATGCTGCTTTGAATTTTGCGGCGGTCATGGAGGCCCCAGTTATATTTATCTGTCGGAACAACGGATGGGCTATCAGTACCCCCACTTCAGATCAGTTTCGaa GTGATGGTGCAGTTGTCAGAGGCCAGGCCTATGGAGTCCGAAGTATCCGAGTAGATGGTAATGATGCACTTGCCATTTATAGTGCAGTTCTTGCTGCACGTGAGATGGCAATATGTGAACACAGACCAATCTTAATTGAG CTACTGCATGCAATTCAAGTTGCAGAGAAACTTGAGAAACCTCCAGTGGCAGACATTTTCACAGATGTATATGATGTTCCCCCATCCAATCTCCAGGAGCAGGAGAAATTGCTGAAAGAGACGATCAAGAGACACCCACAGGACTACCCTTCAGATGTTCCTTCCTAG
- the LOC122303377 gene encoding 2-oxoisovalerate dehydrogenase subunit alpha 2, mitochondrial-like isoform X2: MALCMRKSLNLINLLKSKMGLLGTINPSPWASTLSRHHEFPVPAQTAQNLGSSDGDWIVKAIVLSSRRFKWTKAEKQLISRNDVDDNKVLDFPGGKVSFTPEMRFIPESPEERTRCYRVLDGEGQLIIGNNFVQVSKELAVKMYTDMVTLQTMDTIFYEAQRQGRISFYLTTIGEEAINIATAAALSIDDHVFPQYREPGVLLWRGFTLQEFANQCFGNKFDYGKGRQMPIHYGSNKHNYFTVSSTIATQIPHAVGAAYSLKMDRKEACAVTYFGDGGTSEGDFHAALNFAAVMEAPVIFICRNNGWAISTPTSDQFRSDGAVVRGQAYGVRSIRVDGNDALAIYSAVLAAREMAICEHRPILIEALTYRVGHHSTSDDSTKYRPIDEIEWWKSARDPVTRFRKWIESKRWWSGEAESEFRSSVRTQYSYCMQFKLQRNLRNLQWQTFSQMYMMFPHPISRSRRNC, encoded by the exons ATGGCTCTCTGCATGAGAAAATCACTGAACCTTATCAACCTTCTCAAATCCAAGATGGGTTTGTTGGGTACAATCAATCCGAGTCCTTGGGCTTCTACTTTATCCCGTCATCATGAATTTCCAGTTCCAGCACAAACTGCTCAAAATCTGGGAAGCTCGGATGGAGATTGGATTGTCAAAGCAATCGTTTTATCTTCTCGCCGTTTCAAATGGACAAAAGCCGAAAAACAATTGATTTCTCGAAATGATGTTGATGATAACAAG GTCTTGGATTTTCCAGGAGGAAAGGTCAGTTTCACTCCTGAAATGAGGTTTATACCTGAATCCCCAGAGGAGCGGACACGCTGTTATCGTGTCCTTGATGGAGAAGGTCAGCTGATTATTGGCAACAATTTTGTACAG GTCAGCAAGGAACTTGCTGTAAAAATGTACACTGACATGGTTACCCTTCAAACCATGGACACAATATTTTATGAAGCACAAAGGCAAGGAAGAATTTCGTTTTATCTGACAACAATTGGAGAAGAGGCCATCAATATTGCAACTGCTGCAGCACTTTCTATTGATGACCATGTCTTCCCTCAG TACAGAGAACCAGGAGTGCTACTATGGCGTGGCTTCACCCTACAAGAATTTGCAAACCAGTGTTTCGGAAACAAATTTGATTATGGGAAAGGCAGGCAGATGCCTATCCATTATGGATCTAACAAGCACAACTACTTTACTGTATCATCAACAATTGC CACACAAATTCCACATGCTGTTGGTGCTGCATATTCTCTGAAGATGGATAGAAAAGAAGCATGTGCAGTCACGTATTTTGGTGACGGCGGCACAAGTGAG GGAGATTTCCATGCTGCTTTGAATTTTGCGGCGGTCATGGAGGCCCCAGTTATATTTATCTGTCGGAACAACGGATGGGCTATCAGTACCCCCACTTCAGATCAGTTTCGaa GTGATGGTGCAGTTGTCAGAGGCCAGGCCTATGGAGTCCGAAGTATCCGAGTAGATGGTAATGATGCACTTGCCATTTATAGTGCAGTTCTTGCTGCACGTGAGATGGCAATATGTGAACACAGACCAATCTTAATTGAG GCTCTAACATATAGAGTGGGACACCACTCCACATCTGATGATTCCACCAAGTATCGTCCAATCGATGAGATTGAATGGTGGAAATCAGCACGAGACCCTGTAACTAGATTTAGAAAATGGATTGAAAGCAAACGTTGGTGGAGTGGTGAAGCCGAGTCAGAGTTTAGGAGCAGTGTGAGGACGCAG TACAGCTACTGCATGCAATTCAAGTTGCAGAGAAACTTGAGAAACCTCCAGTGGCAGACATTTTCACAGATGTATATGATGTTCCCCCATCCAATCTCCAGGAGCAGGAGAAATTGCTGA